The stretch of DNA CCACCTgggtatacatttttataaacttttataattatatagCCATATAGACTTTGACATTTGTTCATTGAAAAACTCTTATTTCCTataaaaatgggactacatcacatgtgcttttttaaaaacctcaactGTATGAGGTATAATTTACGTATAATGTGCACTCATTTTAAGCATCATTTCATGAGTTCTGACAAATTTTACAGCATTATAACCACCACGATAAAGATAtgaaacatttccatcattcaaaaaaaaattcctttgtgTTCTTTCATATCTAATCTCAGGCAAACAGTGATCTGCTTTCTGTTGCTATAGAttaggtatttttttctctcaagtttCATATTAATGGGATCATACAATATgaactcttttgtgtctggtttctgtCACTCagtatttttgagattcatccatgtcacCGGGCTTGTCAGTAGTTAATTCCATTTTATTGCAGAGTGGTCcactgtatgaatataccacactGTGTTTATCCATTCCAGCACTATTTCTTGAAAAGACTCTTTTCCCGATTGAATTACCTCAGTACCTTTGGCAATAATCAATTGACTACATATGTGCAGATCTATTTTAGGACTCTTCTGTTGGTTGGGTCTCTTTATCTTTACTTCAGTCCCACTGTCTTGACAGTTGGGAAAACTCCTGATACTGAGTTAAACATTGAGAGGAAAATACACTTTATTGAGGTTGTTTGTGTCATCACTGTGACTTTCCCTCGCTAGGGTGGCAACAGACTGGGGCAATTCATCCAGGCCTGTGGAAGGCTGCCTTCATCTCTCACAAGTTTATGATACTCTGTTTACAAATCAGCTTCACGCCCTTTGTCTCCATCATTCATATACTGATTCGGTGCCTCTACTGCACTCTGTCCTTTCTTCACAAACACCCTGTGGGGTGGGCTACTTAGACCCAATTATACTCAtttaacagataaggaaattTACACTTTAGGATTATCACCATCAGGACACCTTCTCAAAAATTGGAATTCTAGGCAAGTAACACAGAAAACCAAAGGCCAATCTGAGTTCATCATCATAGCAGTCTGTTCTAAGTCCGTCTGATGACTTCttgggagaggggcaggccaCAGAGGTCACACCTGTGCTACACTTGTGCCCCTATAAAACCtcgatacacacacatacacacacacacacaccttttctagACTATATTTGTCTTAAATGACATCTGGCCTAGGATAGCGCTTCCTGCAATATATTTTAGCATTTGCTTGTGGTCATATTTCTGGGTAACAAGGCCAGGTCACCCTTACTGTGAGCCCCACCCAATCCCCAGTCCTCTCTTGttaaggatagagagctagagcATGACTGTATTATCTGGCTTGGATTCTTTCAAATACTCAAAATCTTTTTAGTTAAGCTTGAATTTCTGCTTCATGCAAGTAAATGACGCTGATAACTCTACTAGGGCTTTCAAAGAACCAATGTCTGCTACAGGGAGGGCAGGCAATATGGCCTCATGCAGTGATTCTCAAAGGGCTGGGATAAAGCAGTGGGTGCGGACACTGGATCTTTTAGGACCAGAGGattaatttgaagacagaagAGCATCTTATCTCCTCACTTTGATATGACTCAGAATactgtattaatttttaatttcataaagtATTAAAGGACATTTATGGTATTAAAGGGGTACAGTGAGAGTTTCTGGTATGTGCAGTCCTGGATGGATCAGGTACCCATGGGTTGAATCCTGGCTCACTCACTTTTCAGTTGTGTGCTCTTGGGCAAGATCACTTCCACtctgggaggtgggtggagggtcAAGGTAAGCTCCATAGCAGTGGCATGAGGCAAGCCTTGAAGGGTAAAAAGCATTTGTGCCTTACACTTAGGAGGCACAAATACTTAATACGACACAAATATTAACAGAGCTGATGAATCAGTTGGCATTAAGAAATAAACCCTAAGCACTACATGCATGACAACAATCCTTTTTCAACATCCAGTTTACTCTAAGTTTCTGATTTCAGGCTTGGCTGTCATATCTACGTATGGATCACGGGAGCCAAAATTTAATATTGTACTGTCTTTTCCTATgataaatatcttttattgactTGTCTCAGTATGCAAGAATATGTTTTATACAAAACATACAGAGCATCATTGCTATGGAACCAGGCAAAGTTATGACTAACCAACATTTCCCAAGAGGACAGGGAACAGGTGCACTGATTCTGGGAACTAGAGTGACCCTGTTCTCAATATGTTAGAAAGCCAAATTCTTCAACTTTTACGATGATACACAAACTGTCAAAAACAATTAAGGCACAATATGACTCAAAATTTATACTTAGAGCAGCAATAATctagagaaaatataattaacacaTGGAATTGTATCACATTTTAATTAAcactgataagagagaattattataGCATAAAAGATACTGTTTTATGAAACagtcaggaaggtgtggtgtatagGAAGGTGGCTCAGATTCAAAAATCAAATGTGTTAAAAAAACATCTCTTCGGCATTAGATTCTAGGTTTCTTTTATGGTTCAAAACTGGATCTACATTCTATCATATATTAATGAATGTAGCAAAAAGACCTTTAATATGTCTGATTACACCAGCAGTTTGGTGACATATTGGTAGAGCTGTTCTGTAAATGCTTCAGAGGAAAACTTTTCCTTCACCCTGGCTCTGCCAGCCAGTCCCATTGTGACTTTTAAGGAAGGTTCATGGATGAACTTTTCTATTGCTTCTGAGAAGTGCACGGGGTCAGGCTCACACAGAAACCCTGTGACACTGTGGACAATGGACTCCAAGGGCCCACCTGAATTCACAGCAACGACTGGGCACTGCATGTACATGGCCTCCACAGGGACAATGCCGAAGTGTTCATTGCTTGGTGTGTAAATCACGCATGTGCAGCCGTGGAGGAGTGAGATTTTCTGTTTGTCCGAGAAAGACCGCAGGAAGGTCACAGACTGGTCAAGGTCAAACTGCTGGGCCATTTTCTTCAGTTCCTGATAGTGTTCCACATTCTCCAGGACTCTCTCGTCATAACCACCAGCCATAATCAGATGAACCTTGTCCCAATCTTGGGATGTCAATCTTCCACGCAGCTTTACTAGGGCTTCCAGCGCCAAAGTCaggtttttcttcctttcatatcTGTTGATGGAGAGGAACAGGAATTTTTTTCCCTTGGGGACTAGATCATCAAGCTTTTCAGGGACAGCTGAGTCAAAGCTGCTAACATTCAGAGATGGGTAGAGGACAGCGGGGTCTATGTGAGACAGGGACTTAAACGTTTTCTTAAATATGGCAGCTGTGAACTGACTGTTGACCAAGATGCAGTCAGCCATACCTGTGGTGTATTCTTCTACCCAGTCAATCGGGGCCCTGTATAGACGTTTAAGAAAAGAATCCCTCTTGGTAAGAAGCAGATCTGGGAAGTGACAATAAAACAAGATCTTCTTACGCCGTCTGGCCAGCTTGAACACTGGGATACAGGCAGACACCTAGCCAAAGCAAAGATCAAAAACAGGTAAAGTAACTGGTCAAATAAACTTCAAGAAGATCAAAAGAACAGACACATGCTGCCTACCAGTCTGTGGGCTCCTCGTGGGCAATGTCTCATTCTGCTTTGTGTTCCTACAGACTCTCACCCAGTCCAACGCCTGGTGTATTAAAGGCTGGTAGCCATTTTCTGGATGTGTGCTAAATATGTAAAGCTGCAAGTTGAGTGTTTTCTCTAGAATAAGCAgtccaatgaaaatgaaaatctaataaccacatgaaaaatttttaatgggttaaataaattttaatatagtttatctAAAATATCACCATTGAAAATGTAATCAATACTATAAAAGTTAATGGGATACTTTACACTTTTTTCCAcattaaatctttaaaatcatgtgtgtattttacactgACAGCACATCTCAGttcagactagccacatttcaagtgctcaatagccacctgtggctagtggctaccataccGGACAGAGCAGCTCCAGCATATTCCGCCTTCTAAGAAACTGAATGAACTGTTGTAGTTCAGAGTGCAGTCTCTGGAATCAAGATTGCCAGGGTTTGAATCTCAGTTCCACTAGCTAGGTGTGTGACCATGATCAAGTAATCTacctctttctgggcctcagtttcctcttctgtaacaTGGTGGCAATTATAGTTACCAAAAAACCCCATGTTTTTTTATAATTACTAAACGCAATGGGATATGTAAAACGCTTAGGAATTAAGCTTGtaatatgtgctcaataaatattaaccatAATCATTACTGAGCATGATCACTAGCTGGCATTACTAGACTTTCCTGTTGGATAATCTTACAAATCACTTAATCTCCAGCTCACTTAACACCTGAAGGTGAGCTTTCCAAAGCTACTTAGTTAGAAAGTAGCAGATGAATGGCACTTGAATCCGGGTCTCTTACTTCCAAGCTCAGTTTTTTCTCTATCTGCTGCAGTCTCGGCTGCCTCATGCTTATTAACTAGTTAGACATGCAGGGTGTTTGGAAAATGTCCACATTTCTCAAAAAGACGTTATCTTCCACACAAGTAAGGATGATCAAAAGTAACTCAAGAGTTATGAAGAAGCACAAACACAAATGTGATGCTGTTTCCCCTATCAGTgtggcaaaaattaaaatggttgATAACATCCAACATGCACCAGACATGAAGCAAAATGCTCTGTCATTCATGTGGGAGAGTAAAGTGACACAATCTCTTTGGAAGGCAAATTTGACAATAGCtattgacatttaaaatgaaCAACTCTTAGACCTACTCATTTTATTTCTGGGAAGTTACTCAAAGGACATACTGGCAGAAGTACAAAAAGAAGGTACAAGGGTGTTCATTACAAAACTGATCTATtcacaaaaaaacccccacaatgtTAGTGTCCTTTAACAGAAGAATATATAAATTacctgtacatttttaaaagagattttccAGCCACTATGAAGAATTAAGTGCAGCTCTAATACTgacatactagaagcccaatacacgaaattcatgcaacagtaggccttccttccccctgctgccagcactggcttccctctggcacctgggaccgaggcttctctctggcacctgggacccgggcttccctctggcacccaggacccaggcttccctcacagcccctggcttcatccagaaggtcatctgggctaattagcatattatgcttttattattatagataaggatGTTCCAAATAGAATTTTTTGGCGAAAAAAAGCAAGTTGTCTAATAGTAGGTATGTTATAATCCTaattattacaaactagaggcctgctgcacaaaattcatgcaagagtaggccttccttcccccggctgccggcacctggtTCCCTAGCAGCCTGGAAGGTCCttcggcctaattagcatattacgcttttattattatagataagatttATCTATGAACAGACACACATATGGTGGTATAGCCATAGACAATTTCTGTAAGGACATAGGAGAAACTGTTCAACAGTGGCAATTTTTAGGGCGAGGAACTGGAATGGAACTTTATATTATACTCTTTTATACTACTTGATGTTTTAGTCATaaattgtcactttttaaaataaatatttttttttggggggggggggcgggtgggaggaAGACAAGGAGTTTAGAATAGACTCCAGATCTATGTGGGCATTCTTTACCAAGTGAAAGAATTTGTACTTTTTTACGAAGACTAATGGAGAGCCACGTTGAAGTCCTAATGGGGACGGGACATGTTTGGCTTGGTGTTTTAACATGACCCGGCTGCAAAGGCTACAGACAGTGTGATGCGCAAGGCCTAGAACTAGTGTCAACAGAAATAATGCAAAGAGGGAAGACACACGAGTTACTCAAAAGTAAAAAGTGACTGAAGGCTGACTTCTAATGCTTGTGTTTCTTAGAGAGAGCCCCCAGGCCCATCTGCATCAGAATCACCGACGTGCCAGTGAAAAATGCAGATTTCGGGGCCCCATATCTCGGGGCTCCTGGATGAAACTTCTCAGGGCGGGGCCCTGTCATGTGTAACTTAAGTGTGTCCACACTAACGTCCGAGAACTACAGCCACTCCCAGCTCTGACCTCTCTCGATCAGTCCCAGTGCTTCCGAACCGCAGACCCGGAGAGAGGTCCAGAGGAGCGCAAAGGGGCGTGGCGAGGGCCCGGCGTGGTCACCTCACCTGGTCGCACACGACCACGTCGAACACCTCGTCGCCGAGGAACAGCACGTAGAGCGCCAGGAAGACCATGCGCACGTAGGCACAGAGCGCGGCGCCGCGgccgccccagcccaggctgcgcGGCAGCCAGTCCCCCGCGCAGCGGACCGGCAGTTCGCGGCTCTCGGCGAAGCAGTGGCCCGGGTCGTAGTGCGCGGTCCAGATCTTCACGCTGCACCCGCGCGCCTGCAGTGCCAGCGCCGCGTCCAGCACCAGCCGCTCGGCGCCGCCCACGCCCAGGTCTGGGTGCAGAAACAGCACGGACGGGCTGGGAGCCAACTCATCCCGCGCCCGCTTCCCTGCCATGGCCCGGGTGTCCCGCACCCTTAGGCACCGGCGCGCCTGCTCCTTCCTAGGGCACCCGGTGGGCGTCTGCggggctggccacgccccccggcgcgTACGTAGGTTAGGCCACATCAGCGCAAGTCTGTGGGTGCCTAGTAACCGCCTGAGAAAATTTCTCTTCAGACCATGGCTATACCCGCCCATTGGTACGAATTGGACTCTATGAAGGATGCTGTGATCTAAAGGAAGAAGACGGAAGATCTGTATACCCCACGCAGCAGCGGACCAAGTCGCCGGTAGCAAAATTCCAACAGGCAGATAGAAGGACAGCCCTGGCGTCCTTGGAGCCCGAGGCCCTGCCAGCAGGTCCGGGGGCGGGACTGAACCAGTTTCTCCAGCCGCTGGTTCTGTGACGGCTCCGCTGCTTCCCAGCCGTCATCTTCGGTCCCCTGCCACCTCCAGTTTCCAGAATGGTATGGTGACCCCAGCCGTCCCTCCTTAGTCCCCACTTATCCCAGGCGCCCCGACTTGTACCTTGCGCCTTGCCCTCCTTCCGCGGCTCCCCTGTTTTCCCCACCCTCCAGTGCGGGTGTCGTGGCTGTCGGGGCctggggtgcgggggggtggggggctgcgggCGGCGCTCACCCGTCTGTCTGCTTgtctccctccgcagcctggcccGACCCCCAGTGGCACCAACGTGGGCTCCTCCGGACGCTCCCCCAGTAAAGCAGTGGCCGCCCGGGCGGCGGGTAGCACGGTCCGGCAGAGGTAAGGATCCCGGTGACCCCACTGGTTGTGGGCTGGGAGAAATGGGACCCAAGAATCCGCTGGTCCCGAGAAGGTCACCCAGAATGTTAAGATTCACGAAGACAAAGTGAGCCTCAGGTGACGTGGCCTTTAGGTCTTTTGTGTCTAGAGAGGGAGGTGACATTTTATTCTCATTGCACAGTTCAATAGGGGCAGAGACAACTTTGAAAAAACTGGTATCATTGAACTGGCATCGCTGGACCTGAGCTTTGCACTCACATTTCTATCAATTTAACAAGATTTGTCCAACTCATTGTCCCCGAtcatccctgccccctcccccccccattcattGCTCTGCTCTGTACGTCTTCACCCAGAGCCAGAACTTCTGCGtcatcttggattttttttcctatgcTCTGTCTCCATCCAGTCATTTGTCAGACTTTAAATTATACACAAAAATCTGCTGCTCATCACTTCTTTTCGTCTCTATTTCTACTGCCCTGATTTAGCCGTCATCTTCTCATCTAgaccttttgcattttattttactttttattattttttaattgatttcagagaggaaggaagaggaaaagaaagatagaaacatcaacgatgagagagaataatcaatcgGCGtgcgagcccgaaacctgggcatgtgcccttgaccacaatcgaacctgggacccttcagtccacaggcagatgctctgtccactgagccaaaccggctagggcatagaCTTTTGCATTTTCTACTCTTCTAATCTCCAGGCCATTCCACTCCAGTCCCTCCTGTGCTCTGGTTCTGTCACTCTTCAGCTTAGTTTCTCTATTAAGTTTGTTTTtgctgaactttaaaaaaagggTGAGAGGGGCGGATAGCAAGGTTCTTGGTGACTTTTTTCCTTGGCCTATCAGCTTCCCTTCTCCCTCGCTCCTGGTATCCAGCAATAGTGAACTTATTACTATTTTCTgaacctcccttcctctccccacacacaacTTCTATTTATTCTCCTAAGACTAAGTTCAGAGGTTTTTGGAGGCCTTCTCTGACTCAAAAAGTAGCAGTAGCTATTACTCCTCCCTTTTGCTCCTAAAGCATTTCTTTCATATAGTGGTAATAACATTTGTTTTGGTATTAAACTTTGAAAGAAACTGCCCAAGTCAATCTATTCTATGTGAGGTGTTGCACAATAAAtgatgaatgaaggaaggaatcaAACAATCCCGTTGTCTTCAGATACTTGAAGGAACTAGGGTTTTATCCAGAGAGGGTAAAACCTTGAAGGGATACAAGAAAATGATTCATAAGGATGTGAAGAGTGATGAGATTTTTCTTGTTGGCTACCGTAGGTAAATGTAAAACTAATAATGTGAACTTAGCAGAGACAGATTTCAGCTCATTGAAAGTTCTGAtataactgatgtttctcttgaaattatcgtgttttctttggattacaaaaATCCGTATTAACCCGTTAATCCGcactattaaccggttaataattaatctgcattttaaaccAGTTAATGGTTAATCTGcactattaactggttaataatctgcatttttaactggttaataattcGCATAACcgtaat from Eptesicus fuscus isolate TK198812 chromosome 15, DD_ASM_mEF_20220401, whole genome shotgun sequence encodes:
- the ALG2 gene encoding alpha-1,3/1,6-mannosyltransferase ALG2, whose translation is MAGKRARDELAPSPSVLFLHPDLGVGGAERLVLDAALALQARGCSVKIWTAHYDPGHCFAESRELPVRCAGDWLPRSLGWGGRGAALCAYVRMVFLALYVLFLGDEVFDVVVCDQVSACIPVFKLARRRKKILFYCHFPDLLLTKRDSFLKRLYRAPIDWVEEYTTGMADCILVNSQFTAAIFKKTFKSLSHIDPAVLYPSLNVSSFDSAVPEKLDDLVPKGKKFLFLSINRYERKKNLTLALEALVKLRGRLTSQDWDKVHLIMAGGYDERVLENVEHYQELKKMAQQFDLDQSVTFLRSFSDKQKISLLHGCTCVIYTPSNEHFGIVPVEAMYMQCPVVAVNSGGPLESIVHSVTGFLCEPDPVHFSEAIEKFIHEPSLKVTMGLAGRARVKEKFSSEAFTEQLYQYVTKLLV